Below is a window of Elusimicrobiota bacterium DNA.
GATATCGGTATAATCTGCGGCTCCAGTTTAAGGTTTGGATTAAGCATATAAAACAAAATTTCAATATTCGCCTTAAACATGTCCCAGATGAGCACCCCGGTATAAACAAAAAACCATAAATATCTTTTGATTCGCAGCATTTTATGCGGGTTTTTGGTAAACAGGTCTCCTTCAATAACTGCAATAATAAAACTTATGCATATGCCCGCAATAATACTTTTCTCGCTGAAAGACCAAGAAAGTATGAACCAAATTATCAGGCATATTATGAAAAGCAGTATTTTAGAACCTTTCATTTGATTACTCCTAAAATCATTGCATACTCTTTCCCTGCCAATACTGAATTTACCGCAAGGCCTAGGAAATGTTCGTAAATTCCGGGCAATAATAAAATTCCTAAAAATATGCAACAAATGGCTAAGATGGTCATAGGAAGCGTCATCAAAAACGGCACTTCTTTAATGTCATTCCATGCTTCTTTTAAATGCCCGTAAAAGATATAACGCTGCACTTTTAAGAAAGAAGAAAGAGTTAAAATGCTTCCGATAACAGCAAAAAAAGCCAGCCAATAATGTTGCGATTGAATGCAGGCCACTATGATGATTAACTTGCTCCAAAATCCGTTCAACGGCGGAATCCCCGCTATAGAAAGCGAGGCAATCATAGAAGTGGTTCCGGTTACCGGCATTTTTTGAGCAAGGCCGCCCAGATCGTTAAGATTTTTTGTCCCTGCGGAATATCCGATGCTTCCGGCATTCAAAAAAAGCAGCGGCTTAAAAACCGAATGATTTAATAGATGAAATAATCCTCCTATTATCCCCAGCGGCGTTCCGAGCCCTATTCCAAGAACTATATATCCCAGCTGGCTTATTGAATGATATGCAAGCAATCTTTTAAAATCCCATTGATACAAAGCAAGAATTACTCCAATTATTATTGAAACAACCCCCAATGTTGAAAATATGGTAAGGGTAAGATTGTCCATGCCGATTACGTTGTAAAATAAACGTATTAAAACATAAATCCCTAAAACCTTTACCATCGCGCCTGCATAAAAACCTGCTATGGGCGCGGGAGCTGATGAATAAGCATCGGGAACCCAGGCATGAAAAGGCACTTGGGCAGCTTTCATGGCAAATCCGCTGATTAAAAGTATAACTACAAAAATATCAAAACCAGTTTTTTCTTTATTCCAGTTCAGTGCTAGATCAAAAAGACTTAACGACGAAAATTTGGAGTAAATAAAAGCTATTGCCAAAAGAATCAGCATTGAAGAAAATGAACCTATTACCGCGTATCTAAAAGCCGCTTCAAAATTTTCCGCCTCGTTATTAAAAGACGAGAGTATATATCCTGCCATTAGGGCGATTTCGCTGAACACAAAAAGATTAAATAAATCTCCCGAGATCAAAACACCGTTAAGGCCGATCAAAGCCAGCATAAAAAGGCAATAATATTTCCATTTTCCGGAATATTTACTCATATATTCAACGGAATAAATTGAAACAATTAATGCGAGAACATTTATTGTAACGGATATGAAAACGCTCAAACCGTCCATAACAAGATTAATACCCAAATTTAAGGGCCAATTGCCTATTTGGAAAACAATCGGGCCTTTTGAGGAAATTTCTTTAAGAGCTATGGCCGACAAAATAGCATTAGCAAGAGTCGCCAAAAAAGCAAGAAAATCAAGTATACGTTCATTTAAATGCCTTGCTATGGAAATAAGAATAAGTGCTGATAAAGGTATAATGATAAAAAAAACTATTAACATATCATCCTTTTAATTTTTTCATTTCATCTACATCAAGTGTCCCGTATTTTTCATAAAGCCTCATTGCTAGGGAGACCAGAAGAACAGTAACAGACAGGCCTATAATAACGGTAATCAGGACAAAAGCCTGGGCCAACGGATCAACGAAATTTTGGCCGGCTTGTTCAATAATCGGCACTTCACCGTTTATTTTGTATCCTATGAGGATGAAAAGCAAGTTAACGGCATAACCCATTATCGCTATACCGATAATTATTTTCAGTAAATTACGTTTTACAAAAACAGCATACAGCCCCACAGAAAACAATATCAGGCACAAGAAATATTCTATCATCTTAATATACCTCAATTCTTGAAATAAATTTCAATCTGAATCGCCGCGCTTTTTAAACGTCAAAAGATTTAAAAACATTAAAAAGAAACAGCCGGCCGAAACTAAAGCCAGCGACATATTCGAAAATACTGAAACAATAATACTT
It encodes the following:
- a CDS encoding proton-conducting transporter membrane subunit, with protein sequence MLIVFFIIIPLSALILISIARHLNERILDFLAFLATLANAILSAIALKEISSKGPIVFQIGNWPLNLGINLVMDGLSVFISVTINVLALIVSIYSVEYMSKYSGKWKYYCLFMLALIGLNGVLISGDLFNLFVFSEIALMAGYILSSFNNEAENFEAAFRYAVIGSFSSMLILLAIAFIYSKFSSLSLFDLALNWNKEKTGFDIFVVILLISGFAMKAAQVPFHAWVPDAYSSAPAPIAGFYAGAMVKVLGIYVLIRLFYNVIGMDNLTLTIFSTLGVVSIIIGVILALYQWDFKRLLAYHSISQLGYIVLGIGLGTPLGIIGGLFHLLNHSVFKPLLFLNAGSIGYSAGTKNLNDLGGLAQKMPVTGTTSMIASLSIAGIPPLNGFWSKLIIIVACIQSQHYWLAFFAVIGSILTLSSFLKVQRYIFYGHLKEAWNDIKEVPFLMTLPMTILAICCIFLGILLLPGIYEHFLGLAVNSVLAGKEYAMILGVIK
- a CDS encoding Na+/H+ antiporter subunit E, yielding MKGSKILLFIICLIIWFILSWSFSEKSIIAGICISFIIAVIEGDLFTKNPHKMLRIKRYLWFFVYTGVLIWDMFKANIEILFYMLNPNLKLEPQIIPISTELKSETGITALANTITLIQGMATVVFEEI
- a CDS encoding sodium:proton antiporter, coding for MIEYFLCLILFSVGLYAVFVKRNLLKIIIGIAIMGYAVNLLFILIGYKINGEVPIIEQAGQNFVDPLAQAFVLITVIIGLSVTVLLVSLAMRLYEKYGTLDVDEMKKLKG